The genomic window GCGGCGACCGCTCATGAGTTGCCCCTGCCGCCAGCGGTAGTAAGCGGGCGGGGGGAAAGGAAAATGGACTTTATCCACCTGCCGGCCAGGGCTAAGGTGCACATCTTCACCTCGCGGGGAGAACACGTGGTGACTTTGGAGCATGACGGCAACATCCACGACGGAGCCGTCTCCTGGAACCTGAAAACCAAGGAAAACCTGGATGTGGCCGCGGGCATCTACTTCTACGTGGTGGAGTCGCCCGTGGGTAAGAAGAGCGGCAAGATTGCCATTGTAAAGTAGCAGCAGGCGCTGAGAATCGTAAACGGGAGTGAGCAATGCGAATTGCACGTGGCGCATACCATGTGGTGGTCAGCCTCCTAGCCGTAGGGGTCATTGGCTCGGCAGGTGGGCAATCTAAGGTTGGCACCACGGCGGTGCCCTTTTTGGGCATCAGTGTGGGGCCCCGCGCGACCAGCTTGGGAGGTGCCTTTGCCGCCGTCGCCAACGATGCTACCTGTCTGTACTACAACCCCGGCGCCCTCTCTCAGATGCCCAGCTCCCAGCTCGTGGTGGCGCACACGCGCTGGCTGTTGGGCACTGATCTGAACTGGGTGGGCCTTGGCCTCAAGTTGGATGCCGATAACGCCGTGGGGCTGTCCCTCACCCATCTCGACTATGGCGAAGAGGAGGTCACCACCGTTTACCTCCCGGAAGGGACGGGTGAGCGATGGGGGGCAAGCGATATCGCCGCCTCCCTAAGTTATTGCCGAAACCTGACGGACCGCTTCTCCATTGGCGGCAGTGTCAAGTATATCCAGCAGAAGCTGTGGAACGAGACAGCCAGTGCTCTCGCGCTGGACGTGGGGCTTTTGTTCGTCACGCATTTCAATGATCTGCGTCTCGGGATGAGCATCAGCAACTTTGGCACCGACATGCGCCATGACGGTCGCGATT from candidate division KSB1 bacterium includes these protein-coding regions:
- a CDS encoding PorV/PorQ family protein, translating into MRIARGAYHVVVSLLAVGVIGSAGGQSKVGTTAVPFLGISVGPRATSLGGAFAAVANDATCLYYNPGALSQMPSSQLVVAHTRWLLGTDLNWVGLGLKLDADNAVGLSLTHLDYGEEEVTTVYLPEGTGERWGASDIAASLSYCRNLTDRFSIGGSVKYIQQKLWNETASALALDVGLLFVTHFNDLRLGMSISNFGTDMRHDGRDLWQRVDLDPEHIGHNETIVGKLKTETWPLPLFFRVGLAMDALRRPNYRLTVAADAFRPSDNTETVNVGAELELFRLLELRCGYKSLFRSTSEEGLTAGVGVHLALDPRLAWRFEYAFADFGLFEAVHMVGASVSF